The following is a genomic window from Haloterrigena alkaliphila.
CGCCGTCTACGGCCTCGGGAAGATGGGGCTGCCGCTGGCGAGCGTCTACGCGGAGACGACCGGCAACGTCACCGGCGTCGACATCGATCCCGACGTGGTCGACGGGATCAACGCCGGCGAGAACCACGTCGTCGGCGAACCGGGACTCGACGACCTCGTCGCCGAGCAGGTCGATCAGGGTCGCCTCGAGGCGACGACCGACGGCGCCGAGGCGGCCGGGAACGCCCGCGTCCACGTCGTCATCGTACCGACGCTGCTGGACGAGGAGAACCAGCCGGATCTGACGACGGTCGAGTCGGTGATCGACGATATCGCGGCCGGGCTCGAGCCCGGCGATCTGGTCATCGCCGAGTCGACGCTCCCGCCGACGAGCTGTCGGGACGTCATCCAGCCCCATCTGGAGCAGGAGAGCGGACTCGAGGCCGACGAGTTCGGCCTCGCCTTCTGTCCGGAACGGACGTCCAGCGGCCGCGCGCTGCAGGACATCCGCGGCGCGTATCCGAAGGTCGTCGGCGGCGTCGACGACGAGAGCACGCGGGCCGCGTCGATCGTCTACGACGAGATTTCCGACAACGATGTCCACCCGGTCTCGGACGCCACGACCGCAGAGGCGGTCAAGGTGTTCGAGGGCGTCTACCGGGACGTCAACATCGGGCTGGCGAACGAACTGGGGCGACTCGCGGACGAACTCGACATCTCGGTCCGCGAGGCGATGGACACGGCCAACGACCTGCCGATGTGTCAGCTCCACGACCCCGGTCCGGGCGTCGGCGGCCACTGCATCCCCTACTACCCGCACTTCCTGCTCTCGCAGAACGAGGAGCCGATGGACCTGACCCGGACCGCCCGGCGGGTCAACGACGAGATGCCGACGGTCGTCGTCGAGCGCCTCGAGCGGGAGCTGGCGGCGACCGAGGACGACCCCACGATCGACGCCGCCACCGACCTCGCCGACGCCTCGGTGGTCGTCCTCGGGATCACCTACCGGCCCGGCGTCGAGGAGACGCGGGCCTCGCCCGCGCTCGGCGTCATCGACGAGTTGAACGACCGCGGTGCCGACGTCGCGGGCGTCGACCCGCTCGTCGACCCGGCCGAGTACGGCGCTCGAGCGGTCGAGATGGGCGAGCTCACCGACGAGTCGTTCGACGCCGCGGTGATCGTCACGCCCCACGAGCAGTTCGACGAGATTCCGTGGACCGACCTCGAGCCGATGGTCGTCGTCGACGGCCGGGACGCGGTCGATCTCTCGGCGACCGCCCACCGGCAGTACACGCTCGCGGGGTCGGCGAGCGGTCGACCGCCGACCGGCGAGAGCGCAGGTGACGCGGTCACGGCGGACGAACAGTCGCTGACCGCAGATGGCGGGGTCGACGACGGCCCGCCGACGGCCGGAGCCGACCCCACGACCGGCGGGGGTGACGATGTATAAGGGCCACCGGATCGGCGTCGTCGTCACCGCCTACGACGAGGCGGACTTCGTCGGCACCGTCATCGAGACCGTACCGGACTTCGTCGACCGGATCTACGCCGTCGACGACAGGTCGCCCGACGATAGCTGGGCGGTCATCCAGGACGTCGCCGCCCGGATCAACGCGGACGCCGACTCCGAACCCGCACTCGCGCTGGCCGACGGCGGCGATAGCCGTCGCGTCG
Proteins encoded in this region:
- a CDS encoding nucleotide sugar dehydrogenase; its protein translation is MSGDSTSSGGLYGSSESPARQRERLTGGEIPVAVYGLGKMGLPLASVYAETTGNVTGVDIDPDVVDGINAGENHVVGEPGLDDLVAEQVDQGRLEATTDGAEAAGNARVHVVIVPTLLDEENQPDLTTVESVIDDIAAGLEPGDLVIAESTLPPTSCRDVIQPHLEQESGLEADEFGLAFCPERTSSGRALQDIRGAYPKVVGGVDDESTRAASIVYDEISDNDVHPVSDATTAEAVKVFEGVYRDVNIGLANELGRLADELDISVREAMDTANDLPMCQLHDPGPGVGGHCIPYYPHFLLSQNEEPMDLTRTARRVNDEMPTVVVERLERELAATEDDPTIDAATDLADASVVVLGITYRPGVEETRASPALGVIDELNDRGADVAGVDPLVDPAEYGARAVEMGELTDESFDAAVIVTPHEQFDEIPWTDLEPMVVVDGRDAVDLSATAHRQYTLAGSASGRPPTGESAGDAVTADEQSLTADGGVDDGPPTAGADPTTGGGDDV